The following coding sequences lie in one Sebaldella sp. S0638 genomic window:
- a CDS encoding PG0541 family transporter-associated protein has product MKEVKILFASYLLNDIVSEIKESGVERYLILSKITGQWRKDLKHFDNHVWPGTDSMLLLIVEDEQAQEIVDVIRKVKSDLSDRISLAVIVTPIDEVVF; this is encoded by the coding sequence ATGAAGGAAGTAAAAATATTATTTGCCTCGTACCTTTTGAACGATATTGTGTCAGAAATTAAGGAATCCGGTGTAGAAAGATATCTGATATTATCTAAGATTACAGGACAGTGGAGAAAAGATCTGAAACACTTTGATAATCATGTTTGGCCGGGGACTGACAGTATGCTTCTTCTGATAGTGGAAGATGAGCAGGCACAGGAGATAGTGGATGTAATAAGAAAAGTAAAATCAGATTTAAGTGACAGAATATCCTTGGCAGTAATAGTAACGCCTATTGACGAGGTTGTATTCTAA